A genomic region of Mesobacillus jeotgali contains the following coding sequences:
- a CDS encoding FixH family protein, which produces MKRLLVTLMAVLLGLLTTACAQQEVEEEPHFLEVELTANPEKAQLNEEVTFEAKVSYGTEEVKDADEVKFEIWRSQAEEHEKIVVEHDENGIYRLKKSFGEEGTYYIIAHVTARSMHNMPKIEFVIGSPSEPEEAENSSEMDMDEHNTEAEDEKGH; this is translated from the coding sequence ATGAAACGATTGTTGGTTACATTAATGGCAGTATTGCTAGGTCTGTTAACGACAGCTTGTGCACAGCAGGAAGTAGAAGAAGAACCACATTTTTTGGAAGTTGAGCTTACAGCAAATCCTGAAAAAGCTCAATTAAATGAAGAAGTTACTTTCGAGGCTAAGGTTAGTTATGGAACAGAAGAAGTTAAGGATGCCGACGAAGTGAAATTCGAAATCTGGCGTTCTCAAGCAGAAGAACATGAAAAGATAGTAGTAGAACATGACGAAAACGGGATTTATCGCTTGAAAAAATCGTTTGGGGAGGAAGGAACCTACTATATCATTGCTCATGTTACAGCACGCAGCATGCACAATATGCCAAAGATTGAATTTGTGATCGGCAGTCCGAGTGAGCCAGAAGAAGCTGAGAATTCCAGTGAAATGGATATGGATGAACATAATACAGAGGCTGAGGATGAGAAAGGACATTAA
- a CDS encoding sensor histidine kinase has protein sequence MISFSDSLFKKLWLTVTVTILVTVLYSYFLSYLFYEKLYVDIVEDSLLEEGNRLASDYTGGLLSDEMKQRVEWYNEKSESEVFLVSNPKELSACLPYSIDYETLIGKEERELLLKGEPVMKAGFEERFGRKILAVAIPLLDNNRLEGIIYLYVPLAKISELTVDFSFLWLIGGVLFIVIAAFLGFKMLHRLTRPLAAMKEAAERVSGGDYSARVYIKSDDEIGQLAKAFNHMSESVQKEDEKKREFLADVSHELRTPISYIKGYSEALETGMIKEKDEKNKYLKLINRESGRMVKLVEDLLDLSRLDADEYRLIKNPFPLAQLMEDFIIKYGPALKEKNISLTLNLDPDIIIYGDEGRLEQIFQNIIDNSIRYTESGGSISIMLSKHPYGCKVEIADTGTGIPEEDINKLTERFYRVNKARSRADGGTGLGLAIVDKLIKLHDGKMEIASELGKGTTISLYFPAVEL, from the coding sequence ATGATTTCTTTTTCTGACAGCCTGTTTAAAAAACTTTGGCTGACGGTTACTGTTACAATTTTGGTGACCGTATTGTATTCATACTTTTTATCTTATCTTTTTTATGAAAAGTTATATGTCGATATAGTTGAAGATTCTTTGTTAGAAGAAGGGAACCGACTTGCGAGTGACTATACAGGCGGCCTGTTGTCCGATGAAATGAAACAGCGGGTTGAATGGTATAATGAAAAATCGGAATCCGAGGTTTTTCTTGTCAGTAACCCCAAAGAATTAAGCGCCTGCCTTCCATATTCAATTGATTATGAAACATTGATAGGGAAGGAAGAACGTGAACTGCTTTTGAAAGGTGAACCGGTCATGAAAGCTGGTTTTGAGGAGAGGTTTGGCAGGAAGATTCTAGCTGTAGCAATTCCACTCCTTGATAATAACCGACTTGAAGGAATTATTTATTTATATGTTCCCCTCGCTAAAATCTCTGAATTAACCGTTGATTTTTCTTTTTTATGGCTGATTGGCGGTGTATTGTTCATAGTTATTGCTGCCTTCCTGGGTTTTAAAATGCTTCATCGGCTAACGAGGCCACTCGCAGCCATGAAGGAGGCTGCCGAAAGGGTATCTGGAGGAGATTATTCAGCACGGGTCTATATTAAATCAGACGACGAAATTGGCCAGCTTGCAAAAGCCTTCAACCATATGTCAGAGTCTGTGCAGAAAGAGGATGAGAAAAAGAGGGAGTTCCTCGCCGATGTTTCTCATGAACTCAGGACTCCGATCAGCTATATTAAAGGTTATAGCGAAGCTCTGGAAACTGGTATGATAAAAGAGAAGGATGAAAAGAATAAATATTTAAAGCTTATCAACAGGGAATCAGGCAGGATGGTTAAGCTCGTTGAGGATTTACTCGATTTATCGAGATTGGACGCGGATGAATATCGGTTAATAAAAAATCCTTTTCCTTTAGCACAGCTTATGGAGGATTTTATAATTAAATATGGTCCAGCCTTGAAAGAAAAAAATATCAGCCTGACACTTAATCTTGATCCAGATATCATCATTTACGGAGATGAAGGGAGACTCGAACAAATCTTCCAGAACATTATCGACAATTCGATACGCTATACAGAAAGTGGCGGCAGCATTTCAATCATGCTTTCCAAGCACCCCTATGGCTGTAAAGTTGAAATTGCAGACACTGGAACGGGAATACCAGAGGAGGATATTAACAAGCTGACTGAACGTTTTTATAGAGTGAATAAGGCGAGATCAAGGGCAGATGGTGGTACTGGACTTGGTCTGGCAATTGTTGATAAATTAATCAAGCTACATGATGGTAAAATGGAAATAGCAAGCGAGCTAGGAAAAGGAACGACCATCAGTCTTTATTTTCCGGCTGTGGAATTATAG
- a CDS encoding response regulator transcription factor — MNPINVLIIDDEEDMRNLVQMYLENSGFNCAHAADGAEGLRKLHEQNFDLVILDIMMPFEDGFAVCGKIRTFSQVPIIFLSAKGEEWDKVRGLQLGGDDYLVKPFSPGELVARINALLRRTSFVKNDEDTVTLGSINIDKKGRRVSVEGEIIPLTLKEFELLVFLVQHQGQALSREQLLEFVWGMDYHGSLRTVDTHIKTLRMKLGTGDYIQTIWGVGYKFEVPAT, encoded by the coding sequence ATGAATCCCATAAATGTTTTAATCATAGATGACGAAGAGGATATGCGCAATCTTGTTCAAATGTATCTGGAGAATTCCGGATTTAATTGTGCCCATGCTGCTGACGGAGCTGAAGGGTTGAGAAAACTTCATGAGCAAAATTTTGACCTTGTAATCCTTGATATTATGATGCCTTTTGAAGATGGCTTTGCTGTTTGCGGAAAGATACGTACCTTTTCACAAGTGCCGATCATCTTTTTATCTGCTAAAGGTGAAGAATGGGATAAGGTAAGAGGGCTCCAGCTTGGAGGGGACGATTATCTAGTCAAACCTTTCAGTCCCGGTGAACTTGTAGCCCGAATCAATGCTTTGTTAAGAAGGACATCTTTTGTTAAAAATGATGAAGATACAGTGACTCTAGGAAGTATCAACATTGATAAAAAGGGCAGAAGAGTCAGTGTTGAAGGAGAAATTATCCCGCTTACCCTCAAGGAGTTTGAATTGCTGGTTTTTCTCGTTCAGCACCAGGGGCAAGCCCTTAGCAGGGAACAGCTTCTTGAATTTGTGTGGGGCATGGACTACCATGGCAGCCTGAGGACAGTTGACACCCACATCAAGACGCTGAGGATGAAGCTGGGAACTGGAGACTATATTCAAACAATCTGGGGTGTAGGCTATAAATTTGAGGTGCCGGCAACATGA
- a CDS encoding YncE family protein, producing the protein MKWIYIIAVTTFTVLLSACSFESFEPIRKDSSIISTINIKEMTISFYDMAKGEKLPDWNVDRPYIGGLILPDKDTILLYGKALNTADLYSLSKGKKIESWKTGEGIVNALLVEDGTQIAFADQERDSVRFFDLSGTEVDEVRVEKEPLTLLEAENKLFAISYNQEMLSIVDLKNKQRLPGFEIHPAAAGALMSKEKDELWIGGHGKGTEVEELIHIYDLNNGRLIKEISAPIMPVDFTKDEDDIFVLSHGSNMLYKLAEDGTKKGSLKVGANPFEIDFFADKLIVAGYDSNEVYIIDPESLTIEKTLEVGNGPFQIVTRER; encoded by the coding sequence ATGAAGTGGATTTATATAATTGCCGTAACGACTTTCACTGTTTTGTTATCTGCCTGTTCTTTTGAATCTTTTGAGCCTATACGAAAAGATTCTTCTATTATATCTACGATAAATATCAAGGAAATGACAATTTCATTCTATGACATGGCAAAGGGTGAGAAGTTACCTGACTGGAATGTAGACCGCCCTTACATCGGAGGACTGATCCTTCCAGATAAGGATACGATATTGCTCTATGGAAAGGCTTTGAATACTGCTGATTTATACTCATTAAGCAAAGGTAAGAAGATTGAGTCCTGGAAAACTGGAGAGGGAATCGTAAACGCATTACTAGTCGAGGATGGAACTCAAATTGCGTTCGCAGATCAGGAAAGGGACAGTGTCCGATTTTTCGATTTGAGTGGAACAGAAGTGGATGAAGTTAGGGTGGAAAAAGAGCCATTGACACTTCTTGAGGCTGAGAATAAACTTTTTGCGATCAGTTATAACCAAGAAATGCTGAGCATAGTCGACCTGAAAAATAAACAGCGGCTTCCAGGGTTTGAGATCCATCCTGCAGCAGCCGGAGCACTAATGAGCAAGGAGAAAGATGAGCTATGGATTGGCGGGCATGGAAAAGGAACTGAAGTTGAAGAGCTGATTCACATATACGACCTTAATAATGGACGTTTAATAAAAGAGATTTCGGCGCCTATTATGCCTGTGGATTTCACAAAGGATGAAGATGATATATTTGTCCTGAGCCATGGATCGAATATGCTTTATAAATTGGCAGAGGACGGAACAAAGAAGGGTTCTTTAAAGGTGGGTGCGAATCCCTTCGAAATTGATTTCTTTGCAGATAAGCTTATTGTTGCTGGGTACGACAGTAACGAAGTCTATATAATTGACCCGGAAAGCCTAACCATTGAAAAAACGCTGGAAGTAGGAAACGGTCCATTCCAAATAGTGACGAGGGAGAGGTAA
- a CDS encoding rhodanese-like domain-containing protein, translating to MRQMTPTEVQNGLGSNEFEVVDVREVSEVAQGKIPGAIHIPLGLLEFRMNELDKNKTYVMVCRSGGRSSRSTQFLEYYGYNVINMQGGMMAWQGPTE from the coding sequence ATGCGTCAGATGACACCAACAGAAGTACAAAACGGACTGGGCTCAAATGAATTCGAAGTTGTAGATGTTCGCGAAGTAAGTGAAGTAGCACAAGGGAAAATTCCGGGGGCAATCCATATTCCATTAGGACTTCTGGAGTTCAGGATGAATGAATTAGACAAGAACAAAACCTACGTAATGGTCTGCCGCTCAGGCGGACGCAGCTCTAGATCCACTCAATTCCTTGAGTATTATGGCTATAATGTAATCAACATGCAAGGCGGCATGATGGCATGGCAGGGTCCAACTGAATAA
- a CDS encoding rhodanese-like domain-containing protein, which translates to MDVVINVLIVVLAVAFLWSRFAPTKGVNQITTAQLGEMMKSKKAGVQYVDVRTPGEYKGNHIKGFKNIPLQQLANRTGELSQDKDVVVICQSGMRSSQASKLLKKAGFSNVTNVKGGMSAW; encoded by the coding sequence ATGGATGTTGTAATTAATGTATTAATTGTCGTTCTTGCTGTGGCTTTCTTATGGAGCCGTTTCGCTCCAACAAAGGGAGTAAATCAAATCACGACAGCACAACTGGGTGAAATGATGAAATCAAAGAAAGCTGGAGTGCAATACGTTGATGTAAGGACTCCAGGAGAATATAAAGGAAATCACATCAAAGGATTCAAGAATATCCCGCTTCAACAGCTGGCTAACCGCACAGGAGAACTTTCACAGGATAAAGATGTAGTCGTTATTTGCCAGAGCGGCATGCGCAGCAGCCAGGCAAGCAAGTTATTGAAAAAAGCAGGATTTAGTAATGTTACTAATGTAAAGGGCGGCATGAGCGCCTGGTAA
- a CDS encoding metal-sensitive transcriptional regulator, with protein sequence MEYNKEIVNRLKRIEGQVRGSIRLLEEQEECKSVVTQLSAIRSAVDRTIALVVSKNLEQCLINDLQEGRETSQAVNDAVELLVKSRK encoded by the coding sequence GTGGAGTACAATAAGGAAATTGTCAATCGTTTGAAAAGAATCGAAGGACAGGTTAGGGGCAGCATCCGGCTGCTTGAAGAACAGGAAGAATGCAAGTCGGTCGTTACCCAATTATCTGCTATACGTTCTGCAGTTGACCGTACTATTGCTTTGGTTGTCAGCAAGAATCTTGAACAATGCCTGATTAACGATTTACAAGAAGGCAGAGAAACTTCACAGGCTGTAAATGATGCTGTAGAATTACTTGTCAAGAGCAGAAAATAA